A part of Nocardioides sp. WS12 genomic DNA contains:
- a CDS encoding PspC domain-containing protein: MNTPTDTEHGPGPSGQEPGPTGPRVTRDEVRDLGRLRRSRTDRKISGVAGGVARHLDVDPLLVRVAFVILTFFGGGGLILYGVAWLLVPDEHDGDAVINVDEGIRTAALIIAGVLTIASMVGDTFGGPQFPWPVLFVGLVFLIIFGGKQAKQSRTFPPVPGQAAVPPSYPGYRPGPPPPPRPVDPKRRGPLLFPFTIAFAALAVGVVATLHLAGVDVAPSTYPVTVLGVVGVMLLVGSFYGRAGGLIFIGLIAAVATLATSVVDNVDLNAGQTVKRPDTAAELASGYDVGIGEIIIDLTRLDAKELGELDGKTLDLEVGLGHIEVIVPDTGLRVDADAKIEAGEVILFGDKSENDDKAVHGGATEPTLTIDAELFLGQIQIHTETEKEAA; this comes from the coding sequence ATGAACACACCGACCGACACCGAGCACGGCCCCGGCCCCTCGGGCCAGGAGCCCGGTCCCACCGGCCCCCGCGTGACCCGTGACGAGGTCCGCGACCTGGGCCGCCTGCGCCGCAGCCGCACCGACCGGAAGATCTCCGGTGTCGCCGGCGGCGTCGCCCGCCACCTCGACGTCGACCCGCTTCTGGTGCGGGTCGCCTTCGTGATCCTCACGTTCTTCGGCGGCGGCGGCCTGATCCTGTACGGAGTCGCGTGGCTTCTCGTTCCCGACGAGCACGACGGTGACGCGGTGATCAACGTCGACGAGGGGATCCGGACCGCGGCCCTGATCATCGCCGGCGTCCTCACGATCGCCTCGATGGTCGGCGACACGTTCGGTGGACCTCAGTTCCCCTGGCCGGTGCTGTTCGTCGGTCTGGTGTTCCTGATCATCTTCGGCGGCAAGCAGGCCAAGCAGTCCCGCACGTTCCCGCCGGTTCCCGGCCAGGCGGCCGTGCCGCCGTCGTACCCGGGCTATCGGCCGGGGCCGCCCCCGCCGCCGCGTCCCGTGGACCCCAAGCGCCGTGGCCCGCTGTTGTTCCCGTTCACGATCGCGTTCGCCGCGCTCGCCGTCGGCGTGGTCGCCACCCTGCACCTGGCCGGCGTCGATGTCGCCCCCTCGACCTACCCCGTGACCGTGCTGGGCGTGGTCGGCGTGATGCTGCTGGTCGGCTCGTTCTACGGCCGGGCCGGAGGGCTGATCTTCATCGGCCTGATCGCCGCGGTGGCAACGCTGGCGACCTCGGTGGTCGACAATGTCGACCTCAATGCGGGGCAGACCGTCAAGCGGCCCGACACAGCAGCCGAACTCGCATCCGGTTACGACGTGGGCATCGGCGAGATCATCATCGATCTGACCAGGCTCGACGCAAAGGAGCTTGGTGAACTCGACGGCAAGACGCTCGACCTCGAGGTCGGGCTCGGCCACATCGAGGTGATCGTTCCCGACACCGGCCTGCGCGTCGACGCCGACGCGAAGATCGAGGCGGGCGAGGTGATCCTCTTCGGCGACAAGTCCGAGAACGAC